The proteins below are encoded in one region of Marinitoga litoralis:
- a CDS encoding ferritin, whose translation MLKEKMIEALNKQINEEFYSSYLYLSMSAYFDNIGLKGFANWMRIQAMEERDHAMKLFDYLLSQGAEVKLMEIKEPQHKWDGVKDTIGEALKHEQHITQCINNLVDIAEELKDRATNNLLQWYIDEQVEEEENAREILDKLELIGDSKQALFMLDKDLAQRVYTPITTNE comes from the coding sequence ATGTTAAAAGAAAAAATGATTGAAGCGTTGAATAAACAAATAAATGAAGAATTTTATTCTTCTTATTTATATCTATCCATGTCAGCATATTTTGATAATATAGGGTTGAAAGGTTTTGCTAATTGGATGAGGATACAAGCAATGGAAGAAAGAGATCATGCAATGAAATTATTCGATTATTTATTAAGTCAAGGTGCAGAAGTAAAATTAATGGAAATCAAGGAACCTCAACACAAGTGGGATGGGGTTAAAGATACTATAGGAGAAGCTTTGAAACACGAACAACACATTACTCAATGCATTAATAATTTAGTAGACATTGCAGAAGAATTAAAAGATAGAGCAACAAATAACTTATTACAATGGTATATTGATGAACAAGTTGAAGAAGAAGAAAATGCTAGAGAAATATTAGATAAATTAGAATTAATTGGAGATAGTAAACAAGCGTTATTTATGTTAGATAAAGATTTAGCACAAAGAGTTTATACACCAATAACAACAAATGAATAG
- a CDS encoding carbohydrate binding domain-containing protein: MKKRFWVMLVLSLLVIGLLSSCVSAPVEEENNDNTTNTETFDGGLVVNGDFSENVLGDDVDVTETGWFKYVASWDGVTAQVTIEASQGKVLMNDGDTRPEWWKVQLAQWVKNVEPGKTYTIKFKAKSSASSPKILLAVALRSNTNVNDWPTPYLEEEVNLTSEMTEYTYEVNVPAEFDSDSYTIKLAFELGASPAGEYYFDDVSVKEKQ; this comes from the coding sequence ATGAAAAAAAGATTTTGGGTAATGTTAGTTTTATCATTATTAGTTATTGGTTTATTATCTTCATGTGTAAGTGCTCCAGTTGAAGAAGAAAACAATGATAATACAACAAACACTGAAACATTTGATGGGGGATTAGTAGTAAATGGAGATTTTTCAGAAAATGTATTGGGTGATGATGTAGATGTAACAGAAACTGGATGGTTTAAATATGTAGCTAGTTGGGATGGTGTAACCGCACAAGTAACAATTGAAGCTTCACAAGGCAAAGTATTAATGAATGATGGAGATACAAGACCTGAATGGTGGAAGGTTCAATTAGCTCAATGGGTAAAGAATGTTGAACCCGGAAAAACATATACAATTAAATTTAAAGCAAAATCTTCTGCTTCTAGTCCAAAAATTCTTTTAGCAGTTGCATTAAGATCAAATACTAATGTAAATGATTGGCCTACTCCATATTTGGAAGAAGAAGTTAATTTGACAAGTGAAATGACAGAATACACATATGAAGTTAATGTACCTGCAGAATTTGATTCGGATTCTTACACAATAAAGCTAGCATTTGAATTAGGAGCGTCACCAGCTGGAGAATATTATTTTGATGACGTAAGTGTAAAAGAAAAACAATAA
- a CDS encoding iron-containing alcohol dehydrogenase has product MNYNWESKVDINNVFELRGKTTAYFGVGAINKFKDICEFLNKKGISKVLIITDEIVYTVTGIKEKVEKYLNDANIDYAIYYDIKPNPNVDMIDESKKLGIGIGAQAVIGIGGGSHIDTAKSVAILLHEKYKNYTGTDLYELKFVPDEALPIIAINTTHGTGTEVDRFAVASIEEKGYKPAIAYDCIYPIFAIDDPEITKTLPWSQTTYTAIDAINHVTEASTTLVASPYSILLAKETIRLISEYLPKAQENPEDLTARYFLLYASAIAGISFDNGLLHFTHALEHPLSGIRPDLPHGLGLAMLLPAVVKAIYKAKPEVLAEIYSPIVPDLKGVPEEAEYIAKGIEKWLKSVGVTQKLTDEGFKESDIDKLVYLTFNTPSLDTLLSVAPIEVNEDVVRQIYMDSLYPFNK; this is encoded by the coding sequence ATGAATTATAATTGGGAAAGTAAAGTTGATATTAACAACGTTTTTGAATTAAGAGGTAAAACAACAGCTTATTTTGGTGTAGGTGCAATTAATAAATTTAAAGATATTTGTGAATTTTTAAACAAAAAAGGCATATCAAAAGTTTTAATAATTACAGATGAAATTGTTTATACAGTAACAGGCATAAAAGAAAAAGTAGAAAAATATTTAAATGACGCTAATATAGATTATGCAATATATTATGATATTAAACCAAATCCAAATGTAGATATGATAGATGAATCAAAAAAATTAGGAATAGGAATTGGTGCTCAAGCTGTAATTGGTATAGGTGGTGGAAGTCATATTGATACAGCAAAAAGTGTAGCTATACTTTTACACGAAAAATATAAGAATTATACAGGAACAGATTTATATGAATTAAAATTTGTGCCTGATGAAGCATTGCCAATAATAGCTATTAATACAACACATGGAACAGGTACAGAAGTCGATAGATTTGCAGTTGCAAGTATTGAAGAAAAAGGATATAAACCAGCAATTGCATATGATTGTATATATCCTATTTTCGCTATAGATGATCCAGAGATAACTAAAACATTACCTTGGTCACAAACAACATATACAGCAATTGATGCAATAAATCATGTGACAGAAGCATCTACAACATTAGTAGCTTCTCCTTATTCAATATTATTAGCTAAAGAAACAATTAGATTAATTAGTGAATATTTACCCAAAGCACAAGAAAATCCAGAAGATTTAACAGCAAGATACTTCTTATTATACGCTTCAGCTATAGCAGGAATATCTTTTGATAATGGTTTATTACACTTTACACATGCATTAGAACATCCATTAAGTGGAATAAGACCAGATTTACCTCACGGTTTGGGTTTAGCAATGTTATTACCAGCTGTAGTAAAGGCAATTTATAAAGCTAAACCTGAAGTTTTAGCTGAAATATACAGCCCTATAGTTCCAGATTTAAAAGGGGTTCCAGAAGAAGCAGAATATATAGCAAAAGGTATAGAAAAATGGTTGAAAAGTGTAGGAGTAACACAAAAATTAACAGATGAAGGATTTAAAGAAAGTGATATAGATAAGTTAGTTTATTTGACTTTTAATACACCATCTTTAGATACATTATTAAGTGTAGCACCTATAGAAGTTAATGAAGATGTTGTAAGACAAATATATATGGATTCATTATATCCATTTAATAAATAG
- a CDS encoding NAD(P)H-hydrate dehydratase: MYILTAEEMKKIDELTSKEYGISSEVLMEQAAISIYNEIIKEFNKQTHFLFVLGTGNNGGDGLAAARLLYNEGYRNIKIAITGNNKSELFQKQYETLIKFGFNNFIEIDNNFKNHVSTSECIIDGIIGIGLNGELKKETQEVIETINKYKRGYIISIDIPSGIDSNTGKVLGNAIVADKTITFGSYKLGHIFFPGREYSGKVVVSPLSFPKSLFNISYRELVTKEMVKSLLPKRPKFSHKFDFGNVLILAGSSEFPGASVLSAIGAQKIGAGLVKLITPSALSSSILLHEPGIIYKSLNKKFFSLKDLDLISKDIRKASVIVIGPGLGRSNETMQFVRAVVENSKVPIVVDADALYAVDALKLRDNIVLTPHVGEMQRIVRTDEIDVRQNYEYTEYFAKYRKATILFKDVTTIITNGEKTFFNITGNTALSKGGSGDLLTGIIAGLIAQKLSVLEASIVASYLSGRTAEILSSEKSEYFTTPIDIAKNLYKALMEVINA; the protein is encoded by the coding sequence ATGTATATATTAACAGCAGAAGAAATGAAAAAAATAGATGAATTAACTTCTAAAGAATATGGAATAAGTTCAGAGGTTTTGATGGAACAAGCAGCTATTTCTATATATAATGAAATAATAAAAGAGTTTAATAAACAAACACATTTCTTATTTGTTTTAGGAACCGGAAATAATGGTGGAGATGGATTAGCAGCTGCTAGGCTATTATATAATGAGGGGTATAGAAATATAAAAATTGCTATAACAGGTAATAACAAAAGCGAATTATTCCAAAAACAATATGAAACTTTAATTAAATTCGGATTTAATAATTTTATTGAAATTGATAATAATTTCAAAAATCATGTAAGCACATCTGAATGTATAATAGATGGCATTATTGGAATAGGATTAAATGGAGAATTAAAGAAAGAAACGCAAGAAGTAATTGAAACTATTAATAAATACAAAAGAGGCTATATTATATCAATTGATATTCCATCTGGAATTGATTCAAATACAGGAAAAGTATTAGGTAATGCTATAGTAGCAGACAAAACTATAACATTTGGTAGCTATAAGTTGGGACATATATTCTTTCCAGGAAGAGAATACTCAGGAAAAGTAGTAGTTTCACCATTATCTTTTCCAAAATCATTATTTAATATTTCTTATAGAGAATTAGTAACAAAAGAAATGGTTAAATCTTTGTTACCTAAAAGACCTAAATTTTCTCATAAATTTGATTTCGGAAATGTTTTAATATTAGCAGGTTCTTCTGAATTCCCTGGTGCATCAGTTTTATCTGCTATAGGTGCACAAAAAATAGGCGCTGGACTTGTTAAATTAATTACACCTTCCGCATTATCTTCAAGTATTTTATTACACGAACCTGGTATTATTTATAAATCTTTAAATAAGAAGTTTTTCTCACTAAAAGATTTAGATTTAATATCAAAAGATATAAGAAAAGCATCTGTTATTGTTATTGGTCCAGGACTTGGGCGTTCTAATGAAACTATGCAATTTGTTAGAGCTGTTGTGGAAAATTCTAAAGTACCTATTGTTGTTGATGCTGATGCTTTATATGCTGTTGATGCTTTGAAATTAAGAGATAATATAGTATTAACTCCTCATGTTGGTGAAATGCAAAGAATTGTCAGAACTGATGAAATAGATGTTCGACAAAATTATGAATATACTGAATATTTTGCAAAATATAGAAAAGCTACTATATTATTTAAGGATGTTACTACAATAATTACAAATGGAGAAAAAACTTTCTTTAATATTACTGGAAATACCGCTTTATCAAAAGGTGGAAGTGGTGACCTATTAACAGGAATTATTGCTGGCCTAATTGCTCAAAAATTAAGTGTATTAGAAGCAAGTATAGTAGCATCTTATTTATCTGGTAGAACTGCAGAAATATTAAGTTCTGAAAAATCAGAATATTTTACTACTCCAATTGATATAGCAAAAAATTTATACAAAGCATTAATGGAGGTTATTAATGCTTAA
- the hcp gene encoding hydroxylamine reductase has protein sequence MFCYQCSEASKGVGCNVIGVCGKTPEVATLQDMLIWVTKGLSYWTLKAKEYGVKDDEANLYVAEALFSTITNVNFSVDRMVEFIDRAIELREKVKHLFLDAYATKEGKPFDEKVPEAAEWYKPGGAEIYELKGAEVGVYADENEDIRSLKQLLIYGLKGIAAYTDHAYVLKYANDDILYFIQKGLVETLRDDITVDELIGLVLEAGKYAVEAMALLDKANTSTYGNPEITEVYTGTYNAPGILVSGHDLLDLEELLKQTEGTGIMVYTHGEMLPANAYPGLKKYKHLAGNFGSAWWKQPQEFEEFGGAILMTTNCLVPPKESYKDRVFTTGLVGFDKLTHIPNRTDGKSKDFSPVIKKALELGPIPERKGKKIVIGFAHEQVSQVADKVIEAVKSGAIKKFFVMGGCDGRHPGREYYTEFAQKLPKDNVILTAGCAKYRYNMLDLGDIGGIPRVLDAGQCNDSYSLVVTALKLKEAFGLDDINELPIEYNIAWYEQKAVAVLLALLYLGVKGIKLGPVLPAFVSPNVLKVLVENFDIAPINSVEEDLEFFLSK, from the coding sequence ATGTTTTGTTATCAATGTTCAGAAGCATCAAAAGGGGTAGGATGTAATGTTATTGGTGTTTGTGGAAAAACTCCAGAAGTAGCTACATTACAAGATATGTTAATTTGGGTTACTAAAGGATTATCATACTGGACATTAAAAGCAAAAGAATATGGTGTAAAAGATGATGAAGCTAATTTATATGTTGCTGAAGCATTATTTAGCACTATTACTAATGTAAACTTTTCAGTGGATAGAATGGTTGAATTTATTGACAGAGCAATTGAATTAAGAGAAAAAGTAAAACATTTATTCTTAGATGCATATGCAACAAAAGAAGGAAAACCATTTGATGAAAAAGTTCCAGAAGCAGCTGAATGGTACAAACCAGGTGGAGCTGAAATATATGAATTAAAAGGTGCAGAAGTTGGAGTGTATGCTGATGAAAATGAAGATATTAGATCTTTAAAACAATTATTAATATATGGATTAAAAGGAATAGCAGCTTATACAGATCATGCTTATGTATTAAAATATGCAAATGATGATATATTATACTTCATTCAAAAAGGTTTAGTAGAAACATTAAGAGATGATATTACAGTTGATGAATTAATTGGTTTAGTATTAGAAGCTGGTAAATATGCTGTAGAAGCTATGGCATTATTAGATAAAGCAAATACATCAACATATGGAAATCCAGAAATTACAGAAGTATATACAGGAACATATAATGCACCTGGTATATTAGTAAGTGGTCACGATTTATTAGACTTAGAAGAATTGTTAAAACAAACAGAAGGTACAGGTATAATGGTTTATACACATGGTGAAATGTTGCCAGCTAATGCATATCCAGGATTAAAGAAATACAAACATCTTGCAGGGAACTTTGGTAGTGCATGGTGGAAACAACCACAAGAATTTGAAGAATTTGGTGGAGCAATATTAATGACAACAAACTGTTTGGTTCCTCCAAAAGAATCATATAAAGATAGAGTATTTACAACAGGATTAGTTGGTTTTGATAAATTAACACATATTCCAAATAGAACTGATGGAAAATCAAAGGATTTCTCTCCAGTAATTAAAAAAGCATTAGAATTAGGACCAATTCCAGAAAGAAAAGGAAAGAAAATTGTTATAGGTTTTGCTCATGAACAAGTTTCTCAAGTAGCAGATAAAGTTATAGAAGCTGTAAAATCAGGTGCAATTAAGAAATTCTTTGTAATGGGTGGTTGTGACGGTAGACATCCTGGAAGAGAATATTATACAGAATTTGCACAAAAACTTCCAAAAGATAATGTTATTTTAACTGCAGGTTGTGCAAAATACAGATATAATATGCTTGACTTAGGAGATATTGGAGGAATTCCAAGAGTATTAGATGCTGGTCAATGTAATGATTCATATTCATTAGTAGTTACAGCATTAAAATTAAAAGAAGCATTTGGATTAGATGATATAAATGAATTACCTATTGAATACAATATAGCTTGGTATGAACAAAAAGCAGTTGCAGTATTATTAGCATTATTATACTTAGGTGTTAAAGGAATTAAATTAGGTCCAGTTCTACCAGCATTTGTTTCACCAAACGTATTAAAAGTATTAGTAGAAAACTTTGATATCGCACCAATAAATAGCGTTGAAGAAGATTTAGAATTTTTCTTAAGTAAATAA
- a CDS encoding Crp/Fnr family transcriptional regulator, whose amino-acid sequence MHPLVDRFSKLEIFRKLKLSEIENLLERNLLIINEFEKDSLVKSRGELLNDVMILLHGKVKTEMMELDGKIIQIEDMKGPTILALGATFSKDSILPVDIITTEKSLIAYLKKDIIFDLCMENKEFLKELIMHLGTKFNFISQKLWFITLNNLKSKILFYLNEKRKSNERVINLEYSIEQLSHLFGVTRPALSRAFSKLEEEGIIRKEGNIIHIINEELFTNFSSF is encoded by the coding sequence ATGCATCCATTGGTAGATAGATTTTCTAAATTAGAAATATTTAGAAAATTAAAATTATCAGAAATTGAAAATTTGTTAGAAAGAAATTTATTAATAATTAATGAGTTTGAGAAAGATTCTTTAGTTAAGTCTAGGGGGGAATTATTGAATGATGTAATGATTCTTTTGCATGGTAAAGTTAAAACTGAAATGATGGAATTAGATGGAAAAATTATTCAAATAGAAGATATGAAAGGGCCAACTATATTAGCATTAGGAGCTACTTTTTCTAAAGACTCAATACTTCCTGTTGATATAATAACTACAGAAAAATCATTAATAGCTTATCTTAAAAAAGATATTATTTTTGATTTATGTATGGAAAATAAAGAATTTTTAAAAGAGTTAATAATGCATTTAGGTACTAAATTTAATTTTATTTCTCAAAAACTTTGGTTTATAACGCTAAATAATTTGAAAAGCAAAATTTTGTTTTATTTAAACGAAAAAAGAAAAAGTAATGAAAGAGTTATTAATTTAGAATATTCTATTGAACAATTATCTCATTTATTTGGAGTTACTAGACCAGCATTATCTAGAGCATTTTCAAAACTTGAAGAAGAAGGAATTATAAGAAAAGAAGGAAATATAATTCATATAATAAATGAAGAATTATTTACTAATTTCTCCTCATTTTGA
- a CDS encoding thiamine diphosphokinase has translation MKTFIVSGGEPKSPLEFYKKIINESDILIAVDKGIELYKKLDTEPDYLIGDLDSASQESIEWAESNDVEIIKYRPEKDFTDIDLAIDFAINNNSDEIIISGFLGDRLDHIFGALLLLKKYSENIMFKEEFLEISKAPKKLEMNVIPGEIWSLFSLSEKTEGIYLKGFKYPLKNGTLFINNPIGISNETIDNTIEISYEKGCLIYFRWKV, from the coding sequence ATGAAAACGTTTATTGTTTCTGGTGGCGAACCAAAAAGTCCATTGGAGTTTTATAAAAAAATAATTAATGAATCCGATATTTTAATAGCTGTAGATAAAGGGATTGAACTATATAAAAAATTAGATACTGAACCAGATTATTTAATAGGAGATTTAGATTCTGCTTCTCAAGAATCAATAGAATGGGCTGAATCAAATGATGTTGAAATAATAAAATATAGACCAGAAAAAGATTTTACCGATATAGATTTAGCTATTGATTTCGCAATTAATAATAATTCTGATGAAATTATTATATCTGGATTTTTAGGAGATAGATTAGATCATATTTTTGGAGCATTATTATTATTAAAAAAATATAGTGAAAATATAATGTTTAAAGAAGAATTTTTAGAAATTTCAAAAGCACCCAAAAAATTAGAAATGAATGTAATCCCTGGAGAAATATGGTCTTTATTTTCATTATCAGAAAAAACAGAAGGTATATATTTAAAAGGTTTTAAATATCCTTTGAAAAATGGAACTTTATTTATTAATAATCCAATAGGAATCAGTAATGAAACTATAGATAATACTATTGAAATTTCATATGAAAAAGGATGCTTAATTTATTTTAGATGGAAGGTGTGA
- a CDS encoding carbohydrate binding domain-containing protein has product MSNEVLVAITVALLAVGLVGGVLFFNSQKVVEEKPMVQEQVVETISTEGLVSLLNNSSFDTMIVDDEKDPMHWFIWQASTYKISGARVSDLEVKDGYIAITVANPGTDTWHIQFDQDVKLEKGKTYVFSFKAKADAPRKINAKILQNHDPYTNYLAKTVDLTTEWQTFTFEYTHPETADEVVRVSFELGKDVATTIYFDDVIVASK; this is encoded by the coding sequence ATGAGTAATGAAGTTTTAGTAGCAATTACAGTGGCATTATTAGCAGTAGGTTTAGTAGGTGGGGTTTTATTCTTTAATTCTCAAAAAGTGGTAGAAGAAAAACCTATGGTTCAAGAACAAGTTGTTGAAACAATAAGTACAGAAGGATTAGTTTCATTGTTAAACAACAGTTCATTTGATACAATGATTGTTGATGATGAAAAAGATCCAATGCATTGGTTCATTTGGCAAGCATCAACATATAAAATTAGTGGAGCAAGAGTTTCTGATTTAGAAGTTAAAGATGGATATATTGCAATTACAGTAGCAAATCCTGGAACAGATACATGGCATATTCAATTTGACCAAGATGTTAAATTAGAAAAAGGAAAAACATATGTATTTTCATTTAAAGCAAAAGCAGATGCACCAAGAAAAATAAATGCAAAAATATTACAAAATCATGATCCATATACAAATTACTTAGCAAAAACAGTAGATTTAACAACAGAATGGCAAACATTCACTTTTGAATATACACATCCAGAAACAGCTGATGAAGTAGTAAGAGTAAGTTTTGAATTAGGTAAAGATGTTGCTACAACAATTTATTTCGATGATGTAATTGTTGCAAGTAAATAA
- the corA gene encoding magnesium/cobalt transporter CorA, with the protein MKKYSQKIGSPPSTLKYTGKYFNDFEIEIFDYDENEYNEIHSKDINLCLNEKKQNKIRWINFIGIHNVNSVKVLCEYLKIDPLVVEDILNIYQRPKIEIFDNYTFLVLKMLSFNKDNYSIESEQISIIIGEDYIITFQEKKGDVFDSIRKRIRENKGVIRKKKNDYLLYALIDSIIDFYFVLLDEIEFDLANIEKELLEESSTEKENDLYYIKKLLNLSIKSILPIKDILSYIIETNTDSKRYFKDIYDHTIQIIDISENLINSANDIFDFYLYKINNKMNSIMKTLTIISTIFIPLTFLAGIYGMNFKYMPELESRYGYPVVLIIMIIISSIMIYIFKKKKWL; encoded by the coding sequence ATGAAAAAATACTCTCAAAAAATTGGTTCTCCGCCATCAACATTAAAATACACTGGTAAATATTTTAATGATTTTGAAATTGAGATTTTTGATTATGATGAAAACGAATATAATGAAATTCATTCAAAAGATATAAATTTGTGTTTAAACGAAAAAAAACAAAATAAAATTAGATGGATTAATTTTATAGGTATTCATAATGTTAATTCTGTAAAAGTATTGTGTGAATATCTAAAAATAGACCCGCTTGTTGTAGAGGATATTCTAAACATTTATCAAAGACCAAAAATTGAAATCTTTGACAATTATACTTTTTTAGTATTAAAAATGCTATCTTTTAATAAAGATAATTATTCTATAGAATCTGAACAAATTAGTATTATTATAGGTGAAGATTATATTATTACATTTCAAGAAAAAAAGGGAGATGTTTTTGATTCTATAAGAAAAAGAATAAGAGAAAACAAAGGAGTAATAAGAAAAAAGAAAAATGATTATTTATTATATGCATTAATTGATTCTATAATTGATTTTTATTTTGTATTACTAGATGAAATTGAATTTGATTTAGCAAATATTGAAAAGGAATTATTAGAAGAATCTTCCACTGAAAAAGAAAATGACTTGTATTATATAAAAAAACTTCTTAACTTATCAATAAAATCAATATTACCTATAAAAGATATTTTAAGTTATATCATTGAAACAAATACTGATTCAAAAAGATATTTCAAAGATATATATGATCATACTATACAAATTATAGATATTTCAGAGAATTTAATAAATTCAGCAAATGATATATTTGATTTTTATTTATACAAAATAAATAATAAAATGAATTCAATAATGAAAACTCTTACTATTATTTCTACAATATTTATTCCTTTAACTTTTTTGGCTGGTATTTATGGTATGAACTTTAAATATATGCCTGAATTAGAATCAAGATATGGTTATCCTGTTGTTTTGATTATTATGATAATTATTTCTTCAATAATGATTTATATTTTCAAAAAGAAAAAATGGTTATGA
- a CDS encoding DUF438 domain-containing protein, with amino-acid sequence MSELFNKKEYLKNLIRRSKVEKDNEKLKEELQKTIKDLSAEEIAIVEQDLMDNEGMTIEEIQSVCDVHLGLFKEYIEQEKLDLEPWHPIYILMKEHDFIIKTAEKIRDVAKQVLTKKSIQEAFPLFMKLNLHFDDLMAAENYFLKEENVLFPYIEKHGITKPPAIMWKEHDQVREFRKQLIAIKDNRNLEQAKQELYNLSLAMLEFFMNHVHKEHSVLFPTALKLISEEEWIDIRHQFDEIGYCGFDPEPMNIEKKDVEEVIEGKIKLPSGELTIEQLKFMLNTLPIDITFVDANDEVKYFSESKDRIFVRSRAIIGRKVQNCHPSKSIEIVNKIVNDFKSGKRDNADFWLKLGEKYVYIRYFAVRNEKGEYLGTLEVTQDIKPIQEITGEKRIYDEK; translated from the coding sequence ATGAGTGAGTTATTTAATAAGAAAGAGTATTTAAAAAATTTAATAAGAAGATCTAAAGTAGAAAAAGATAATGAGAAATTAAAAGAAGAGCTTCAAAAAACTATAAAAGATTTATCAGCTGAAGAAATTGCTATAGTAGAACAAGATTTAATGGATAATGAGGGTATGACAATAGAAGAAATACAGTCAGTTTGTGATGTTCATCTTGGATTATTTAAAGAATATATAGAACAAGAAAAGTTAGATTTAGAACCATGGCATCCAATATATATTTTAATGAAAGAACATGATTTTATTATTAAAACAGCTGAAAAAATTAGAGATGTTGCTAAACAAGTATTAACAAAAAAATCTATTCAAGAAGCATTTCCATTATTTATGAAATTAAATTTACACTTTGATGATTTAATGGCTGCTGAAAATTATTTCTTAAAAGAGGAAAATGTTTTGTTCCCATATATAGAAAAACATGGAATAACAAAACCACCTGCAATTATGTGGAAAGAACATGATCAAGTTAGGGAATTTAGAAAACAATTAATAGCTATTAAAGATAATAGAAATTTAGAACAAGCAAAACAAGAATTATATAATTTATCTTTAGCAATGTTAGAATTTTTTATGAATCATGTGCATAAAGAACATTCAGTATTATTCCCAACCGCTTTAAAATTAATTAGTGAAGAAGAATGGATAGATATTAGACACCAATTTGATGAAATAGGATATTGTGGATTTGATCCTGAACCAATGAATATTGAGAAAAAAGATGTAGAAGAAGTTATTGAAGGTAAAATAAAATTGCCAAGTGGAGAGTTAACTATTGAACAATTAAAGTTTATGTTAAACACATTACCTATTGATATTACTTTTGTAGATGCAAATGATGAAGTAAAGTATTTTAGTGAATCAAAAGATAGAATTTTTGTTAGAAGTAGAGCAATTATAGGAAGAAAAGTTCAAAATTGCCATCCTTCAAAGAGTATAGAGATAGTTAATAAAATTGTGAATGACTTCAAATCAGGTAAACGAGACAATGCGGATTTTTGGTTAAAACTTGGGGAAAAATATGTATATATTAGATATTTTGCTGTAAGAAATGAAAAAGGAGAATATTTAGGAACATTAGAAGTAACTCAAGATATTAAGCCTATTCAAGAAATTACTGGTGAAAAAAGAATTTATGACGAAAAATAA
- a CDS encoding desulfoferrodoxin codes for MTKRGQVYKCEKCGNIVEVLHEGAGELICCGEPMKLLEEKTADSSVEKHVPFIQEVEDGYLVKVGETTAHPMTEEHFIEWIELTVDGVVYKKFLTPNDKPEALFKVAKGKEVTAREYCNLHGLWKK; via the coding sequence GTGACAAAAAGAGGACAAGTTTATAAATGTGAAAAATGTGGAAATATTGTAGAAGTATTACATGAAGGAGCAGGAGAATTAATATGTTGTGGAGAACCTATGAAATTATTAGAAGAAAAAACAGCAGATTCTTCAGTAGAAAAACATGTTCCATTTATTCAAGAAGTTGAAGATGGATATTTAGTAAAAGTTGGAGAAACTACAGCTCATCCTATGACAGAAGAACATTTCATTGAATGGATTGAATTAACAGTTGATGGAGTAGTTTATAAGAAATTCTTAACACCTAATGACAAGCCAGAAGCATTATTTAAGGTTGCAAAAGGAAAAGAAGTTACAGCTAGAGAATATTGTAACTTACATGGATTATGGAAAAAATGA